A section of the Methanococcus vannielii SB genome encodes:
- the trxR gene encoding F420-dependent thioredoxin reductase translates to MAYDLIIIGGGPAGLTAGIYAMRARLNVLCIEKENEGGKIAEAGIVENYPGFKSIKGFELAEQFSKHAEYFELPIMHEEVIGIDTKSKPYKLTTKNGIYEANSIIIASGSHYKNVGINEDDYLGKGVCYCVMCDAFFFINKEVIVLGRGTSAIMAAYNLKDIVKKITIVTDRPNLKAVEKIMEERLVEIPNLEIIYNAKPVKVVGENKAEGVIVLIDGKEHLIPTEGIFVSYGYVPNTEFLGDTNIELKKGNFINVDKDCKTNVEGIYACGDVTGGILQVSKAVGEGVTAFNSALTYLQKMH, encoded by the coding sequence ATGGCTTACGACTTGATAATTATTGGGGGAGGGCCTGCAGGCTTAACGGCAGGAATTTATGCAATGCGGGCTAGGTTAAATGTTTTATGTATTGAAAAAGAAAATGAAGGCGGAAAAATTGCGGAAGCAGGTATAGTTGAGAATTATCCGGGATTTAAATCTATAAAAGGATTTGAACTTGCAGAACAGTTTTCAAAACATGCAGAATACTTTGAATTGCCAATAATGCATGAAGAGGTCATTGGAATAGATACAAAGTCAAAGCCGTATAAACTTACTACGAAAAATGGAATTTATGAAGCTAATTCAATAATTATTGCATCAGGGAGCCACTATAAAAATGTAGGAATCAATGAAGATGATTATTTAGGAAAAGGAGTTTGTTACTGTGTAATGTGCGATGCTTTCTTTTTTATAAATAAAGAAGTAATTGTTCTTGGCCGTGGAACGTCTGCGATAATGGCCGCTTATAATTTAAAAGATATTGTAAAGAAAATTACAATAGTTACAGATAGGCCAAATTTAAAAGCTGTTGAAAAAATAATGGAAGAAAGGTTAGTTGAAATTCCTAACTTAGAAATTATATACAATGCAAAGCCAGTAAAAGTAGTTGGCGAAAATAAAGCTGAAGGAGTAATTGTTTTAATCGATGGAAAAGAACATTTAATTCCTACTGAAGGAATATTTGTAAGTTATGGATACGTTCCAAATACCGAATTTTTAGGAGATACAAATATAGAACTTAAAAAAGGTAATTTTATTAACGTAGATAAAGATTGTAAAACAAATGTTGAAGGAATTTATGCATGTGGTGACGTTACAGGCGGGATTTTACAGGTTTCAAAAGCCGTTGGTGAAGGCGTTACTGCATTTAACAGTGCTTTAACGTATCTTCAAAAAATGCATTAA
- a CDS encoding helicase-related protein → MTIIDNVANLLGDDLKKSLDNKSKMKICAAYFSIYAYAELKKELGSIKEFSFLFNSPTFLKEENKSQKEFYINPAARERAIAGGEFEIKLRNELSQKAIAKECKEWIQKKGKFKSLKKHIRLNDGVFIENSAESIAYPGVISFTTDGLGYEKNDNPVITMIPQLIGENAKKYIDSFDQVWNNRELVKDVTDKVINYISAVHKENPPEYLYFITLYNIFNEFLEDISEDNIANEKTGFKDTEIWKTMYNFQRDAVLGAINKLEKYNGCILADSVGLGKTYTALGIIKYYELRNKKVLVLCPKRLHENWNTFVSPYKTNILINDRFNYDIFYHTDLSRETGTSNSKNLSLVNWGNYDLVVIDESHNFRNNTARREKETRYQKLMRKIIKEGVQTKVLMLSATPVNNRFLDLKNQLALAYEGQSERFSKKMGLGKSIDRIFTEAQTAFNEWSKIDADKRTSARLLEMLSFDFFEVLDSVTIARSRKHILKYYDTKDIGSFPQKLKPINKDFQITEIEDFMTFEELSEILSSLNLKIYNPSDYILPGKKAHYESLYDTKLSEKSSLKQSTRETGLLKLMKVNLLKRLESSVESFRITLNRLNYNLKNTLETIEKYENGGNSNIQYDNSELIKNDSDDELENCSTIGDKIKINLSDMDYLSWERDLRDDYEKINVLITEINKITPNEDSKLKELIELIENKINNPINKENQKVIIFSAFEDTVYYIYNNISKYFNEKYGINSACVSGSNNNRCTLKISKEMNNILTHFSPKSKKMSQTCPDDIAKIDILIATDCISEGQNLQDCDYLINYDIHWNPVRIIQRFGRIDRIGSENEKIQLVNFWPPVDLDEYINLKSRVESRMHALNLAATGEENLLVDEDGDLEYRKKQLLKLRNEVIELEDMDTGVSITDLGLNDFRIDLINYFKEHGEIENVPFGLHAIVKQSEHFKPGVIFILKNVNENVNINNTNRLHPFYLVYVSEDGDVITNHLQVKETLDAFRALAKNRSDPDYELCDLFNNETKEGSKMDKYSELLQKSIKSIIEVKEESDINSLFRSGGTSIGSDSIKGLNDFELICFLVIK, encoded by the coding sequence ATGACAATCATTGATAATGTGGCCAATTTACTTGGTGATGATTTAAAAAAATCATTAGATAATAAATCAAAAATGAAAATTTGTGCTGCATATTTTTCAATTTATGCATATGCAGAACTCAAAAAAGAACTTGGGTCAATTAAAGAATTTTCCTTTTTATTTAATTCACCTACTTTTTTAAAAGAGGAAAATAAATCGCAAAAAGAATTTTATATAAATCCTGCTGCTAGGGAACGTGCAATTGCAGGGGGCGAATTTGAAATTAAGTTAAGAAATGAATTAAGTCAAAAGGCTATTGCAAAAGAATGTAAAGAATGGATTCAAAAGAAAGGAAAATTTAAATCGTTAAAAAAACATATTCGGTTAAACGACGGCGTATTTATAGAAAACAGCGCCGAATCTATCGCATACCCTGGAGTCATCAGTTTTACTACAGATGGGTTAGGTTATGAAAAAAATGATAACCCTGTAATTACAATGATTCCACAATTGATCGGGGAAAATGCAAAGAAATATATCGATAGTTTTGACCAAGTATGGAATAATAGGGAATTGGTTAAGGATGTAACAGATAAAGTAATTAATTATATTTCGGCAGTGCATAAGGAAAATCCCCCAGAATATCTCTACTTTATTACCCTTTATAATATTTTTAATGAATTTTTAGAAGATATTTCTGAGGATAATATTGCAAACGAAAAAACTGGATTTAAGGATACGGAAATATGGAAAACAATGTATAATTTCCAAAGGGATGCAGTATTGGGTGCAATTAATAAATTAGAAAAATATAATGGATGTATTTTGGCAGATAGTGTAGGTCTTGGAAAAACATATACTGCCCTTGGAATTATCAAGTATTATGAACTTAGAAATAAAAAAGTACTTGTTTTATGTCCTAAAAGGCTTCATGAAAACTGGAATACTTTTGTATCCCCTTACAAAACCAATATTTTAATTAATGATCGTTTTAATTACGATATATTTTACCATACGGATCTTTCAAGAGAAACTGGAACTAGTAATAGTAAAAATTTAAGTCTTGTAAATTGGGGTAATTACGATTTAGTTGTTATTGATGAATCGCATAATTTTAGAAACAACACCGCAAGACGTGAAAAAGAAACTAGATATCAAAAATTAATGAGAAAAATAATAAAAGAAGGCGTTCAAACAAAAGTATTAATGCTCTCTGCGACTCCCGTTAATAATAGATTTTTGGATTTAAAAAATCAGCTTGCGTTAGCATATGAAGGTCAGAGCGAACGTTTCAGTAAAAAAATGGGCCTTGGTAAAAGTATTGATCGAATATTTACTGAAGCACAAACTGCATTTAATGAATGGTCAAAAATAGATGCGGATAAAAGAACTTCTGCTAGACTACTCGAAATGCTTAGTTTTGATTTTTTTGAGGTTTTGGATTCAGTTACAATTGCAAGATCGAGGAAACATATTCTAAAATATTACGATACAAAAGATATCGGATCTTTTCCTCAAAAATTAAAGCCAATAAATAAAGATTTCCAGATAACTGAAATTGAAGATTTCATGACTTTTGAAGAACTTTCTGAAATTTTAAGTTCATTAAATCTTAAAATATATAATCCTTCAGACTATATCCTTCCTGGAAAAAAAGCACATTATGAATCGCTTTATGATACAAAATTATCAGAAAAGTCTTCATTAAAACAAAGTACAAGAGAAACCGGACTTTTAAAATTAATGAAAGTAAACTTATTAAAAAGACTTGAAAGCTCTGTTGAATCATTTAGAATAACTCTTAATCGATTAAATTATAATTTAAAAAATACGCTTGAAACTATTGAAAAATATGAAAATGGGGGAAATAGTAATATACAGTACGATAATTCTGAACTTATTAAAAATGATTCTGATGATGAACTTGAGAACTGTTCGACAATTGGAGATAAAATTAAAATTAATTTATCTGACATGGACTATTTATCGTGGGAAAGAGATTTAAGGGACGACTATGAAAAAATTAATGTTTTGATAACGGAAATTAATAAAATAACACCAAATGAAGATAGTAAGTTAAAAGAACTCATTGAATTAATTGAAAACAAAATAAACAATCCAATAAATAAAGAAAATCAAAAAGTAATTATATTTTCAGCATTTGAAGATACGGTTTATTACATTTACAACAATATTTCAAAATATTTTAATGAAAAATATGGGATAAATTCTGCATGTGTTAGTGGAAGTAATAATAACAGATGTACGTTAAAAATCTCAAAAGAAATGAATAATATTTTAACCCATTTTTCACCAAAATCCAAAAAAATGAGTCAGACGTGTCCAGACGACATTGCAAAAATCGATATTCTAATTGCAACAGACTGTATTTCAGAAGGTCAGAACTTACAGGATTGTGACTATCTGATTAATTATGATATTCATTGGAATCCAGTTAGGATAATTCAAAGATTTGGTAGGATTGATAGAATTGGATCTGAAAATGAAAAAATACAACTGGTTAATTTTTGGCCACCTGTCGATTTAGATGAATATATTAACTTAAAATCAAGAGTCGAAAGCAGAATGCATGCACTGAATCTTGCTGCAACAGGTGAAGAGAATTTACTTGTTGATGAAGATGGAGATCTTGAATATCGGAAAAAACAGTTACTTAAACTTAGAAATGAGGTTATTGAACTTGAAGATATGGATACCGGTGTATCAATCACAGACCTTGGTTTAAACGACTTTAGAATTGACTTAATAAATTATTTCAAAGAACACGGTGAAATTGAAAACGTTCCTTTTGGACTTCATGCAATCGTAAAACAGTCAGAACACTTTAAACCTGGAGTAATATTCATTTTAAAAAATGTAAATGAAAATGTTAATATAAATAATACAAATCGACTGCATCCATTTTACCTTGTTTATGTTTCAGAAGACGGAGATGTTATAACTAATCATTTACA